A region of Mycolicibacterium brumae DNA encodes the following proteins:
- a CDS encoding nuclear transport factor 2 family protein, with the protein MTYSVDTQALVRRYLHTVNSGTAADVAALYAEDATVADPVGSGEVHIGRRAIEGFYSGLAAAEVNTELLTFRDGGHEAAFMFEITVGDKFRVQPIEVMTFDRDGLITSMKAYWTPADVIS; encoded by the coding sequence ATGACCTACTCGGTGGACACCCAGGCCCTCGTCCGGCGCTACCTGCACACGGTGAACTCCGGCACCGCGGCCGACGTCGCCGCCCTGTATGCCGAGGACGCCACCGTCGCCGACCCGGTCGGCAGCGGTGAAGTGCACATCGGCCGCCGGGCCATCGAAGGCTTCTACAGCGGACTGGCCGCCGCCGAGGTGAACACCGAACTGCTGACGTTCCGCGACGGCGGGCACGAGGCCGCGTTCATGTTCGAGATCACCGTCGGCGACAAGTTCCGGGTGCAGCCCATCGAGGTGATGACCTTCGACCGGGACGGCCTGATCACCTCGATGAAGGCCTACTGGACCCCGGCCGACGTCATCAGCTGA
- the trhA gene encoding PAQR family membrane homeostasis protein TrhA — MDGDGIDLPEAIADGVAQFLGKPRARGWIHLYSAIIATLAGATLVAVSWAMKGLTAGLATLLYTFTIVAMFTVSATYHRVNWTSPKARIWMKRLDHSMIFLFIAGSYTPFALLALPSHQGWVLFWIVWGGALAGVALKMLWPSAPRWLGVPLYILLGWVAAWFIGPIMDGAGVTAVVLLIVGGALYSIGGVLYALKWPNPWPTTFGHHEFFHACTAVAAICHYIAMWFAVFSNVS, encoded by the coding sequence ATCGACGGCGATGGCATCGACCTGCCGGAGGCCATCGCCGACGGAGTCGCCCAGTTCCTGGGCAAGCCGCGCGCGCGGGGCTGGATCCACCTGTACTCGGCGATCATCGCGACGCTGGCCGGGGCGACGCTGGTGGCGGTTTCCTGGGCGATGAAGGGCCTGACCGCGGGCCTGGCGACCCTGCTCTACACCTTCACGATCGTGGCGATGTTCACCGTCAGCGCCACCTATCACCGGGTGAACTGGACCTCGCCGAAGGCCCGGATCTGGATGAAACGGCTGGATCACTCGATGATCTTCCTGTTCATCGCGGGCAGCTACACCCCGTTCGCGTTGCTGGCGCTGCCCTCGCATCAGGGCTGGGTGCTGTTCTGGATCGTCTGGGGCGGCGCGCTGGCCGGGGTGGCGTTGAAGATGCTGTGGCCGTCGGCGCCGCGCTGGCTGGGGGTGCCGCTCTACATCCTGTTGGGTTGGGTGGCGGCGTGGTTCATCGGGCCGATCATGGACGGCGCCGGGGTGACGGCGGTGGTGCTGTTGATCGTCGGCGGCGCGCTGTATTCGATCGGCGGGGTGCTGTACGCGCTGAAGTGGCCGAATCCGTGGCCGACGACGTTCGGTCACCACGAGTTCTTCCACGCCTGCACCGCGGTGGCGGCCATCTGCCACTACATCGCGATGTGGTTCGCGGTGTTCTCCAACGTCAGCTGA
- a CDS encoding (2Z,6E)-farnesyl diphosphate synthase, translating into MEVIPSRLKEPMYRLYEMRLRQDLKESRSELPRHIAVLCDGNRRWARDAGYDDVSYGYRMGAAKIAEMLRWCAAEGIELATVYLLSTENLQRDPEELSALIEIITDVVEEICAPENPWSVRTVGDLELLGEEPARRLREAVDRAAGSAAPGAFHVNVAVGYGGRQEIVDAVRALLGKELANGASAEEMIDAVTADGISENLYTSGQPDPDLVIRTSGEQRLSGFLLWQSAYSEMWFTEAHWPAFRRVDFLRALRDYSRRHRRFGA; encoded by the coding sequence GTGGAGGTCATTCCGTCCCGACTCAAAGAGCCGATGTACCGGCTGTATGAGATGCGGCTGCGTCAGGACCTCAAGGAATCGCGCTCCGAGCTGCCGCGACACATCGCGGTGCTGTGCGACGGAAACCGCCGCTGGGCACGCGACGCCGGCTACGACGACGTCAGCTACGGCTACCGGATGGGCGCGGCGAAGATCGCCGAGATGCTGCGCTGGTGCGCCGCCGAAGGCATCGAACTGGCCACCGTCTACCTGCTGTCCACCGAGAACCTGCAGCGTGACCCCGAGGAACTCTCGGCGCTGATCGAGATCATCACCGACGTCGTCGAGGAGATCTGCGCGCCGGAGAACCCGTGGAGCGTGCGGACCGTCGGCGACCTGGAACTGCTCGGCGAAGAACCGGCCCGACGGCTGCGCGAGGCCGTCGACCGGGCGGCCGGCTCCGCGGCCCCCGGCGCGTTCCACGTCAACGTCGCCGTCGGCTACGGCGGCCGGCAGGAGATCGTCGACGCGGTGCGGGCGCTGCTCGGCAAGGAACTCGCCAACGGGGCCAGCGCCGAGGAGATGATCGACGCCGTCACCGCCGACGGCATCTCGGAAAACCTGTACACCTCCGGCCAGCCCGACCCGGACCTGGTGATCCGCACCTCCGGCGAGCAGCGGCTGTCCGGGTTCCTGCTGTGGCAGAGCGCCTACTCGGAGATGTGGTTCACCGAGGCGCACTGGCCGGCGTTCCGCCGGGTCGATTTCCTGCGGGCCCTGCGTGACTACAGCCGTCGGCACCGCCGGTTCGGCGCATAG
- a CDS encoding alpha/beta hydrolase family protein, with amino-acid sequence MGNSSTTQAGEQDATKLGLMGQMAKTVRDVVADKAHPMVEQYATLFTAGARTPVLRTPDDVGLEFEECWFPSADGVTLDAWFIPADSDKLLIVNHPMPCNRYGFPGHLAPWNALFGGFEVNFLPELKHLHDAGYNILTYDMRNHGRSGVGSGGLAGIGLLECRDVLGSVQYARSRPELAAMTTGLYSRCMGANSTIIALSKWPEEFAHIKAALFHQPAAGEALVRAAARFFKLDPDKMAERTDQRIFELSGFRLAQMSPTSYAHAVTIPTMIVQLRRDWLMPPEAIEEIYDNLGATDKDLFWIEGSDQRFSGYNYFGQHPEPLIGWFDRRLN; translated from the coding sequence ATGGGCAACTCGTCGACGACGCAGGCCGGTGAGCAGGACGCTACCAAGCTGGGCTTGATGGGGCAAATGGCCAAAACCGTCAGGGACGTGGTCGCCGACAAGGCCCATCCGATGGTCGAGCAGTACGCCACGCTGTTCACCGCCGGCGCGCGCACCCCGGTGCTGCGCACGCCCGACGATGTGGGGCTGGAGTTCGAGGAGTGCTGGTTCCCCTCGGCGGACGGCGTCACCCTCGACGCGTGGTTCATCCCCGCCGATTCCGACAAGCTGCTCATCGTCAATCATCCGATGCCGTGCAATCGCTACGGGTTTCCCGGGCACCTGGCGCCGTGGAACGCGTTGTTCGGCGGTTTCGAGGTGAATTTCCTGCCGGAGCTCAAACACCTGCACGACGCGGGCTACAACATCCTCACCTACGACATGCGCAACCATGGCCGAAGCGGCGTCGGCAGCGGCGGCTTGGCCGGCATCGGCTTGCTGGAATGCCGCGACGTGCTGGGATCGGTGCAGTACGCGCGGTCCCGGCCCGAATTAGCCGCCATGACCACCGGGCTCTACAGCCGCTGCATGGGCGCGAACTCGACCATCATCGCGCTGTCGAAGTGGCCGGAGGAATTCGCCCACATCAAGGCCGCGCTGTTCCACCAGCCCGCTGCGGGAGAGGCCCTGGTGCGCGCCGCCGCGCGCTTCTTCAAATTGGACCCCGACAAGATGGCCGAACGCACCGATCAGCGCATCTTCGAACTATCCGGCTTCCGGCTCGCCCAGATGTCCCCGACGTCCTACGCCCACGCGGTGACGATCCCCACCATGATCGTCCAACTGCGGCGGGACTGGCTGATGCCCCCAGAGGCCATCGAGGAGATCTACGACAACCTCGGCGCCACCGACAAGGACCTGTTCTGGATCGAGGGATCAGACCAGCGCTTCTCCGGCTACAACTACTTCGGGCAACACCCCGAACCGCTCATCGGGTGGTTCGACCGGCGCCTGAACTGA
- a CDS encoding thioredoxin domain-containing protein — protein sequence MEYPNAERQNVNRLAEAASPYLRQHADNPVHWQQWSPETLAEAARRDVPILLSIGYAACHWCHVMAHESFEDDDVAAVANADFVCVKVDREERPDLDTIYMNATVALTGQGGWPMTCFLTPDGRPFFCGTYYPKASFLQLLSAVTDTWRNRRDEVEQAAGRIAGELRRLAETLPGGPPISGELCDHAVNTVLGSEDTAHGGFGGAPKFPPSALLEGLLRHHERTGSPQALAAAERTATAMARGGIYDQLAGGFARYAVDTAWVVPHFEKMLYDNALLLRFYAHLARRTGSALAARVAGETADFLLGDLAAGDSGLFISSLDADADGREGSSYVWTRAQLREVLGEDDGRWAAEVFTVTETGTFEDGASVLQRPTDPVDPDRLSRVRAALLEARARRPQPGRDDKVVTAWNGLAITALAEASVALDRPDLLDAANRCADALLATHLVDGRLRRAGLDGSVGVNPGVLEDYGGLAVGLLALHQLTGDPDRLAAASALIDTALAHFADEGSWFDTADDAETLMLRPATPTDDATPAGASLITEALLTAGHLGANQYAEAASASLHRYSALLARAPRAAGHWLAVAEAALRGPLQIAVACDGPDSELLAAARRFAPGGAIVVGGPADSAALLAGRGRVDGRDAAYVCRGKACDLPVGSAAELAVALESRV from the coding sequence ATGGAGTATCCAAACGCGGAGCGTCAAAACGTGAACCGTCTCGCCGAGGCCGCCAGCCCCTATCTGCGCCAGCACGCCGACAACCCGGTGCACTGGCAGCAGTGGTCGCCGGAGACGCTGGCCGAAGCCGCCCGCCGCGATGTGCCGATCCTGCTGTCCATCGGCTACGCGGCCTGTCACTGGTGCCACGTGATGGCGCACGAATCCTTCGAGGATGACGATGTCGCCGCCGTGGCTAACGCCGACTTCGTCTGCGTCAAGGTCGACCGGGAGGAACGTCCCGACCTGGACACCATCTACATGAACGCCACCGTCGCGCTGACCGGGCAGGGTGGCTGGCCGATGACGTGCTTCCTCACACCCGACGGCCGGCCGTTCTTCTGCGGCACCTACTACCCAAAAGCGTCTTTCCTGCAACTGCTTTCGGCGGTGACGGACACCTGGCGCAACCGCCGCGACGAGGTGGAACAGGCTGCCGGTCGCATCGCCGGCGAATTGCGACGGCTGGCCGAGACGCTTCCCGGCGGGCCGCCGATCAGCGGCGAGCTCTGCGATCACGCGGTCAACACCGTGCTGGGCAGCGAGGACACCGCGCACGGCGGCTTCGGCGGCGCGCCGAAATTCCCGCCCTCGGCGCTGCTGGAGGGATTGCTGCGCCACCACGAGCGCACCGGGTCCCCGCAAGCGCTGGCCGCCGCCGAGCGGACCGCGACCGCGATGGCACGCGGCGGCATCTATGACCAACTGGCCGGCGGGTTCGCCCGCTACGCGGTCGACACCGCCTGGGTGGTGCCGCATTTCGAGAAGATGCTCTACGACAACGCGCTGCTGCTGCGGTTCTACGCGCACTTGGCGCGACGGACCGGATCGGCGCTGGCCGCCCGGGTCGCGGGGGAGACCGCCGACTTCCTACTCGGCGACCTGGCCGCCGGGGACAGCGGATTGTTCATCTCCTCACTCGACGCCGACGCCGATGGCCGAGAGGGATCCAGCTACGTGTGGACCCGCGCGCAGTTGCGCGAGGTGCTCGGTGAGGACGACGGGCGTTGGGCCGCGGAGGTTTTCACCGTCACCGAAACCGGCACCTTCGAAGACGGCGCCTCGGTGCTGCAACGGCCAACCGATCCGGTGGACCCGGATCGGTTGAGTCGGGTGCGCGCCGCGCTGCTGGAGGCCCGGGCCCGTCGCCCGCAACCCGGGCGCGACGACAAGGTGGTGACCGCCTGGAACGGGCTGGCCATCACCGCGCTCGCCGAGGCCTCGGTGGCGCTGGATCGGCCCGACCTGCTGGACGCGGCGAACCGCTGCGCCGACGCGCTGCTGGCGACGCATCTGGTCGACGGACGACTGCGCCGGGCCGGACTCGACGGCTCCGTCGGCGTCAACCCGGGAGTGCTGGAGGACTACGGCGGGCTGGCCGTCGGGCTGCTGGCGCTGCACCAACTCACCGGTGACCCCGACCGGCTGGCCGCCGCGAGCGCGCTGATCGACACCGCGCTGGCCCACTTCGCCGACGAGGGTTCCTGGTTCGACACTGCCGATGACGCCGAGACGCTGATGCTGCGGCCCGCCACACCGACCGACGACGCCACCCCGGCGGGCGCGTCGCTGATCACCGAGGCGCTGTTGACCGCCGGGCATCTCGGCGCCAACCAGTACGCCGAGGCGGCGTCGGCATCGCTGCACCGCTATTCGGCGCTGCTGGCCCGGGCGCCGCGGGCGGCCGGGCACTGGCTGGCCGTCGCGGAAGCCGCGCTGCGCGGGCCGCTGCAGATCGCCGTCGCCTGCGACGGGCCCGATTCGGAGTTGCTGGCGGCCGCCCGCCGGTTCGCGCCGGGCGGCGCGATCGTCGTCGGCGGACCGGCGGATTCCGCTGCGCTGCTGGCCGGGCGAGGCCGCGTCGACGGTCGTGACGCCGCGTATGTCTGCCGCGGCAAGGCCTGTGATCTGCCCGTCGGCAGCGCCGCAGAATTGGCGGTCGCGCTGGAGTCCCGCGTGTAG